The Cicer arietinum cultivar CDC Frontier isolate Library 1 unplaced genomic scaffold, Cicar.CDCFrontier_v2.0 Ca_scaffold_3597_v2.0, whole genome shotgun sequence genome includes a window with the following:
- the LOC105851478 gene encoding transcription termination factor MTEF18, mitochondrial-like — protein sequence MHVLSKHIKGHKTVCKELGIGKAELCQIIKDDPLEFIRLASKPEQKGTRRDYYDDPRCYLEKTTFLLKLGYLENSEEMEEAVKVFKGRGDQLQERFDCLVEAGLDYNRVVEMIKRVPVILNLKRTLIQKKIDFLINVLGYPIECLLGYPTYFCHDLDKITARFSMYEWLKTRNAINPELNLSSIVSSNEKRFVKYFVNVHPEGPAIWQSITSLSNKDKK from the coding sequence ATGCATGTTCTGAGCAAACATATAAAAGGTCATAAAACTGTTTGCAAGGAGTTAGGAATCGGAAAAGCTGAATTATGCCAAATCATAAAGGATGATCCACTAGAGTTTATTAGATTGGCTTCAAAACCGGAACAGAAGGGGACTAGAAGGGACTACTATGATGACCCGCGTTGTTATTTGGAGAAAACAACTTTCTTGTTGAAATTGGGGTATCTTGAGAACTCTGAGGAGATGGAAGAAGCGGTGAAGGTGTTTAAAGGGAGAGGTGATCAGTTACAAGAGAGATTCGATTGCCTGGTAGAAGCTGGTTTGGATTATAACAGAGTGGTTGAAATGATAAAGCGAGTTCCTGTGATTCTAAATCTGAAGAGAACTTTAATTCAAAAGAAGATTGATTTCTTAATAAATGTTTTAGGTTACCCAATAGAATGTCTTTTGGGATACCCGACATACTTTTGCCATGATTTGGACAAAATTACTGCAAGATTTTCAATGTATGAGTGGTTGAAGACGAGGAATGCAATAAATCCTGAGTTAAACTTGAGTAGCATAGTTTCATCTAATGAAAAACGGTTTGTAAAATACTTTGTGAATGTGCATCCTGAAGGTCCAGCCATTTGGCAAAGTATAacaagtttatcaaataaagataagaaataa